The following are encoded together in the Roseivirga misakiensis genome:
- a CDS encoding NAD-dependent epimerase/dehydratase family protein, which produces MKVFITGATGLLGSFICRQLLAEGHEIRAVKRNTSKMTLLEDIADKIEWVIGDMNDTVFLEEALSDIDGVIHAAAIISFDKRWEDKMYHTNVLGTADIVNASLKCGVQKFLHISSVAAIGRKAGEKYLDENNRWEEGEFDSIYARSKYYQELEVWRGAQEGLQVKIVNPSIVLGPGLWGAGGSTSVFNYAYDEKKFHPEGTVNYVDVRDVSEIVVKLLDSDIHDERFILNADTIDYKSFFGKIAKAFGKKAPSKQVKPWMLKVAVALEFVRSRITGKEAMITKDTAILSRAQFHFKNEKIKEALNFEFKSLDESIEWTVKELKANNNL; this is translated from the coding sequence ATGAAAGTTTTTATAACAGGTGCAACAGGCCTATTGGGCAGCTTCATTTGTAGACAACTGCTAGCAGAAGGCCACGAAATAAGAGCGGTTAAAAGAAATACTAGCAAAATGACGCTCTTGGAAGATATTGCGGACAAAATAGAATGGGTAATTGGTGATATGAACGATACCGTATTTCTTGAAGAAGCACTTTCAGATATAGATGGGGTAATTCATGCCGCGGCGATCATTTCCTTTGACAAGCGCTGGGAAGACAAAATGTACCACACCAATGTATTGGGCACTGCGGATATCGTGAATGCATCACTCAAATGTGGAGTGCAAAAATTTCTTCATATCAGCTCTGTTGCCGCTATTGGAAGAAAAGCTGGAGAGAAATATTTAGATGAAAATAATAGATGGGAAGAAGGAGAATTTGACTCCATTTATGCCCGATCTAAATACTATCAAGAGTTAGAAGTTTGGCGCGGAGCACAAGAAGGGTTGCAAGTAAAAATCGTCAATCCGTCGATCGTTTTAGGCCCTGGGCTTTGGGGTGCGGGCGGGAGCACATCCGTCTTTAATTATGCTTATGATGAAAAGAAATTTCACCCAGAAGGTACCGTTAACTATGTAGATGTAAGAGATGTATCTGAGATCGTGGTAAAACTTTTGGACTCCGATATACACGACGAAAGATTCATTCTAAACGCAGATACTATAGACTATAAGTCCTTTTTCGGAAAAATTGCGAAGGCATTTGGAAAGAAAGCACCAAGCAAACAAGTAAAACCATGGATGCTAAAGGTAGCGGTAGCTTTAGAGTTTGTCAGATCGAGAATTACTGGTAAAGAGGCTATGATTACGAAAGACACTGCCATCTTATCAAGAGCTCAATTTCATTTCAAAAATGAAAAGATCAAAGAAGCGTTAAACTTTGAATTCAAGTCATTAGATGAAAGTATCGAATGGACGGTTAAAGAGCTCAAAGCAAACAACAATCTCTAA
- the hflX gene encoding GTPase HflX, which yields MGGFETKSYEKYTAVLVALINQQQPEQRVLEYLDELSFLASTLDLDVVKSFTQRLEKPDKRSFVGKGKLEEIQTYIKYEGVDVIIFDDDLSPSQLRNLEKVLNVKIYDRSLLILDIFLSRAQTAQAKTQVELARSTYLLPRLTRMWTHLERQRGGTATRGGAGEKEIETDRRMIRNEITVLKKKLEKIEKQNAVQRKSRHNVVRVALVGYTNVGKSTIMRMMTKADVLAEDKLFATVDSTVRKVVLDTIPFLLSDTVGFIRKLPTHLIESFKSTLAEVVEADVLLHVVDVSHPYFEDQMAVVNETLADIGAKDKPTILVFNKIDQIKSLDDDVSEEMDNPPPTLEELKNTYLGKGSEASVFMSATRKENIDEFKAVLMKKVKKRYYTIFPNYLKDSHY from the coding sequence ATGGGAGGATTCGAGACTAAATCTTACGAGAAATATACCGCTGTGTTGGTGGCACTAATTAACCAACAGCAGCCAGAGCAACGTGTGCTAGAATATTTAGATGAGTTATCATTTCTGGCCAGCACATTGGATTTAGACGTGGTAAAGTCTTTCACCCAAAGGTTAGAAAAGCCTGATAAGAGATCTTTTGTTGGGAAGGGTAAGCTCGAAGAAATTCAGACCTACATCAAGTATGAAGGCGTTGACGTAATCATTTTTGACGATGACCTTTCGCCATCTCAATTGCGGAACTTGGAGAAAGTACTGAATGTCAAGATATATGACCGAAGTTTATTGATCCTAGACATATTCTTAAGCAGGGCTCAAACAGCACAGGCAAAAACACAAGTGGAGCTAGCGCGATCAACTTACCTTTTACCTAGACTTACTCGAATGTGGACTCACCTGGAGCGACAAAGAGGAGGTACTGCAACTAGGGGAGGAGCCGGTGAGAAAGAAATTGAGACAGATAGACGGATGATTCGCAATGAAATCACTGTTTTGAAGAAAAAGCTGGAGAAGATTGAGAAACAAAATGCCGTACAGCGAAAGTCCAGACATAATGTAGTGAGAGTGGCTTTGGTGGGCTATACCAATGTCGGTAAGTCTACCATCATGCGTATGATGACCAAAGCAGATGTCTTAGCGGAAGATAAATTGTTTGCTACAGTTGACTCGACGGTCAGAAAAGTAGTACTAGATACCATTCCGTTTTTGCTGTCGGATACGGTTGGTTTTATTAGAAAACTTCCCACTCACTTGATAGAGTCGTTCAAGTCTACTTTGGCTGAGGTGGTAGAAGCTGATGTGCTACTTCATGTCGTAGATGTTTCACATCCGTATTTTGAGGACCAAATGGCTGTCGTGAATGAAACCTTGGCTGACATTGGAGCAAAGGATAAACCTACAATTCTTGTATTCAATAAAATAGACCAGATCAAGTCATTGGATGATGATGTGTCTGAAGAAATGGACAATCCTCCCCCGACACTTGAAGAATTAAAGAATACATATTTGGGAAAAGGTTCAGAGGCGTCAGTATTCATGTCTGCCACACGCAAAGAAAATATTGATGAGTTCAAAGCCGTTTTGATGAAGAAGGTTAAAAAAAGGTACTACACCATCTTCCCAAATTACTTGAAGGATTCTCATTATTAA
- a CDS encoding tetratricopeptide repeat protein, whose amino-acid sequence MQEDYPSREEERGLINKFEEQLKNQTFNFFDAAEYETIIQYYLDRLKFGRGLKASIIALEQYPFSMEISMLSAQCYLGKEQFEEALKVIENAENLHPNDPELLTVKGNILSIIGEFDKAIEVLLSTLDLAEDKSEVYYNVGLTYQTNGRYQEAIDYYKQSIEININHESALYELAYCLDVTGKLEDSVSYYKAFIDKDPYSAYAWYNLGIVYNKLEKFEEAVKAYDYALVIDDTFASAWFNLGNSYMNLERFSDAMEAYKNTLTNEGPSSEVYCCIGASYEKQGSYEYAIKYYRKASKLDQFYEDAWYGIGCCLAAQDKYYEAIHFLNKALKLDPENANYWISVADAEYHIGNIVSAAEAYQEAALLEPNNNEIWLDWSFIYHDQGEHQKAIELIERALDESPDESDLLYRMVVYQINAGLYKEAFTYLENALILNFENHEVLFEFFPKIETQKALYKIIDQYRDKE is encoded by the coding sequence ATGCAGGAAGACTATCCGAGTAGAGAAGAGGAACGTGGGCTGATCAATAAATTCGAGGAACAACTCAAAAACCAAACTTTCAATTTTTTCGACGCAGCGGAATACGAAACGATTATTCAGTACTATTTAGATCGTTTGAAGTTCGGCCGTGGCTTGAAAGCTTCAATTATAGCACTAGAGCAGTATCCATTTAGTATGGAAATCAGCATGTTATCCGCACAATGCTATTTAGGAAAAGAACAATTTGAGGAAGCGTTAAAGGTGATTGAGAATGCTGAAAACCTTCATCCCAACGATCCTGAATTACTCACTGTAAAGGGCAATATTCTCTCTATTATTGGAGAATTTGACAAAGCCATTGAAGTATTGCTGAGCACCTTAGACCTAGCCGAAGATAAATCAGAGGTTTATTATAATGTAGGACTCACCTATCAAACCAATGGTCGATATCAAGAAGCCATTGATTATTACAAGCAGTCTATTGAAATAAATATCAATCATGAAAGCGCACTCTACGAATTAGCCTACTGCCTTGACGTAACAGGCAAATTGGAAGATAGCGTTTCCTATTACAAAGCCTTTATCGATAAAGATCCGTACTCGGCTTATGCATGGTACAACCTTGGGATCGTTTATAATAAGCTCGAAAAGTTTGAGGAGGCGGTAAAAGCCTACGACTACGCATTGGTAATCGACGATACCTTTGCCTCTGCCTGGTTCAATCTAGGTAATTCTTACATGAACCTTGAAAGGTTTAGCGATGCGATGGAGGCATACAAGAACACCTTAACCAATGAAGGGCCCTCATCTGAAGTTTATTGCTGTATTGGTGCTTCTTATGAAAAACAAGGTTCGTATGAATATGCGATCAAATATTATAGAAAGGCTTCTAAGCTAGACCAGTTTTATGAAGATGCATGGTATGGCATTGGTTGTTGTCTGGCAGCTCAAGACAAATATTACGAAGCGATACATTTTCTGAATAAAGCACTAAAACTTGATCCAGAAAACGCCAATTATTGGATTTCAGTAGCCGATGCTGAGTATCATATCGGAAATATCGTCTCCGCTGCCGAAGCGTATCAAGAGGCGGCACTATTAGAACCCAACAATAATGAAATTTGGCTCGATTGGTCATTTATTTACCATGACCAAGGAGAACATCAAAAAGCTATTGAGCTGATAGAAAGGGCTTTAGACGAATCTCCTGACGAATCTGACCTGCTTTATCGCATGGTAGTTTATCAAATCAACGCCGGCCTTTACAAAGAGGCCTTTACTTATCTGGAAAATGCATTAATTTTGAATTTTGAAAATCACGAAGTGCTCTTTGAATTCTTTCCAAAAATAGAAACCCAAAAAGCACTTTATAAGATCATTGACCAGTATAGAGACAAAGAATAA
- the rfbC gene encoding dTDP-4-dehydrorhamnose 3,5-epimerase: MKVIETGFEGLFELEPIVFGDERGYFFESFRKDFSERLGIKEEFIQDNQSFSVKGTLRGLHFQKNPSAQAKLVRVTAGRVLDVALDIRKDSKTYGQHHRVILDAKKHNMFLIPAGFAHGFLALEDSIFTYKCSSYYDKASEGGILWNDPLLNIDWQVENPIVSEKDQDLPNFATYSEHPSF; this comes from the coding sequence ATGAAGGTAATAGAAACAGGGTTTGAAGGTTTATTTGAATTGGAACCAATCGTTTTTGGAGATGAAAGAGGCTATTTTTTTGAGTCTTTTCGAAAGGATTTTTCCGAGCGTTTGGGTATCAAAGAAGAATTTATTCAAGACAACCAGTCATTTTCTGTAAAGGGCACCTTACGCGGACTACATTTTCAAAAGAATCCTTCTGCTCAAGCAAAACTAGTGAGGGTAACGGCTGGAAGAGTTCTAGATGTTGCATTGGATATTCGGAAAGATTCAAAGACTTATGGTCAACACCATCGCGTGATTTTAGATGCCAAAAAACATAACATGTTTCTTATACCTGCAGGCTTTGCTCATGGATTCTTAGCGCTAGAGGATAGCATCTTTACCTACAAATGTTCCAGCTATTATGACAAAGCGTCTGAAGGAGGAATTCTCTGGAATGATCCTCTGTTGAATATCGACTGGCAGGTTGAAAACCCAATCGTATCAGAAAAAGATCAAGATTTGCCTAACTTTGCTACATATTCAGAGCACCCCTCATTTTGA
- a CDS encoding site-specific integrase, which produces MGVTFKPVHNRTNAKNKSGLYSIHIRVTVDRETRYFDPDLPKLPLKYWSGKENKWVKDSHHQHYMFNTALMDRLRELQEYQNNLMFMNRPVTFDKLKTFFERKGDKNSFNDYVVHYIKTARFVSLNTRKKFITFQKHLDNFNPKIRFNHLEESLILEFRDFLLSKGHSGSTVDKYFSPFKKIVRDALKHDYLMRDPFFEVKLEISLAPAKRTALNTEELTAWYNLKLPEDKQHLVKHRDVFSFQCRSGLYYNDVKQLSPDQVIETEAGLMIESNRFKNNNKFIIPIYKLPYGIAILKQYMDMGNNPIFPTIEEPAYNRALKEIAALAGIDKNITNKVGRHTFTDLMISKGFPRQFVSKMLGHKKEQTTQIYYEMNAYHMAGGLSSFEDIEF; this is translated from the coding sequence ATGGGAGTTACATTCAAACCAGTTCACAACCGAACTAACGCCAAGAACAAGAGTGGTTTATATTCTATTCATATCCGTGTTACTGTAGATCGTGAGACCAGATACTTCGACCCGGATCTACCTAAACTGCCTTTGAAGTATTGGTCTGGGAAAGAGAATAAATGGGTAAAGGATTCTCACCATCAGCACTATATGTTTAACACTGCTTTGATGGATCGATTGCGGGAGCTGCAAGAGTATCAAAATAATTTGATGTTCATGAACCGGCCAGTGACGTTTGACAAATTGAAGACTTTCTTTGAAAGGAAGGGCGATAAGAATTCATTTAATGATTACGTAGTGCATTATATCAAAACTGCCAGATTTGTTTCCTTGAATACCCGAAAGAAGTTTATCACCTTCCAAAAGCATCTTGATAATTTCAACCCTAAAATTAGGTTCAATCATTTAGAGGAATCACTAATTCTTGAATTCAGAGACTTTTTATTGTCTAAGGGACATTCGGGATCTACGGTTGATAAATACTTTAGCCCCTTTAAGAAGATAGTTAGAGACGCCCTAAAGCATGATTATCTTATGCGTGACCCTTTCTTTGAAGTGAAGCTGGAAATATCATTAGCTCCAGCAAAACGAACGGCGTTGAATACTGAAGAGCTTACAGCCTGGTATAACTTAAAATTACCTGAAGACAAACAACATTTGGTTAAACATCGAGACGTTTTCTCTTTTCAGTGCAGGTCTGGTTTGTATTATAACGATGTGAAACAATTGAGCCCTGATCAAGTCATTGAAACTGAAGCCGGACTGATGATTGAAAGCAACCGGTTCAAGAATAACAACAAGTTTATAATCCCTATCTATAAACTTCCATATGGGATAGCGATACTGAAACAGTATATGGATATGGGTAATAACCCAATTTTCCCAACTATAGAGGAACCTGCTTATAATCGGGCTCTTAAAGAGATTGCTGCTTTGGCCGGTATTGATAAGAATATTACCAATAAAGTGGGTAGGCATACTTTTACCGATCTGATGATCTCCAAAGGATTTCCACGACAATTCGTTTCAAAAATGCTGGGCCATAAAAAGGAACAAACCACTCAGATTTATTATGAAATGAACGCCTATCATATGGCTGGAGGGTTAAGTAGTTTTGAAGATATAGAGTTCTAA
- a CDS encoding phosphosulfolactate synthase: MHYFLKNVPERTQKPRDKGFTMAMDKGLSVRQAEDFLSASQDYVDIVKLGWATSYVTPNLEEKLEVYRNANIPYYFGGTLFEAFIVRNQFDDYRKLLDKYKVPFAEVSDGSIEMDHDEKCGYIQKLKEQVTVLSEVGSKDEEKIIPPYQWIELMQKELDAGAWKVIGEARESGNVGLFRSTGEVRSGLVQEILTKIPYEKIIWEAPQKTQQVYFIKLMGANVNLGNIAPADLIPLETIRLGLRGDTFSHFLDMNK, translated from the coding sequence ATGCATTATTTTCTGAAGAATGTGCCCGAAAGGACGCAAAAACCTCGTGATAAAGGTTTTACAATGGCCATGGACAAAGGACTAAGTGTTCGCCAGGCTGAAGACTTTTTAAGCGCAAGCCAAGATTACGTGGATATAGTAAAACTTGGATGGGCCACCTCTTATGTAACACCAAACCTTGAGGAAAAACTGGAGGTGTACAGAAATGCAAACATTCCATACTATTTCGGCGGAACACTTTTCGAAGCGTTTATAGTAAGAAATCAATTCGACGATTACCGTAAGCTTCTTGATAAATATAAAGTACCGTTTGCCGAAGTTTCAGATGGGTCTATAGAAATGGACCATGACGAAAAGTGTGGTTACATCCAGAAACTGAAAGAACAGGTTACAGTACTTTCAGAAGTTGGTTCAAAGGATGAGGAAAAAATCATTCCTCCTTATCAGTGGATCGAATTAATGCAGAAAGAATTAGATGCTGGTGCTTGGAAAGTGATCGGTGAAGCTAGAGAAAGCGGCAATGTTGGTCTTTTTAGATCTACTGGCGAAGTTAGATCTGGTCTAGTTCAAGAAATATTGACAAAAATCCCTTATGAGAAGATCATTTGGGAAGCACCTCAAAAGACACAACAGGTTTATTTTATCAAGTTAATGGGGGCCAATGTAAACCTTGGAAATATCGCTCCAGCAGATTTGATTCCATTGGAGACCATTCGATTAGGGCTTAGAGGAGATACTTTCAGTCATTTCCTTGATATGAACAAATAA
- a CDS encoding DUF368 domain-containing protein has product MSRLVSYFVLFLKGIAMGGADVVPGVSGGTIAFITGIYEKLLDSIKSVDLTALNLLKKFEIKALWEHINGTFLLVLFAGIVTSFLSLSKLITFLLENYPIQLWSFFFGLIVISALMVLREIKQWNVGVFIAIFIGAVIAYVITSAVPSETPDSPWFLFIVGAVAICAMILPGISGSFIVLLFGKYEYMMSALKERSIVDILIFMAGCLVGILSFARVISWLFKKYHNITIGVLSGFMIGALNKVWPWKETIETYTDRHGEIKPLYEVNILPNEYLAKTGIEPHFIEAIGFAAAGFFIVLFIERLGTWLTKD; this is encoded by the coding sequence ATGAGTCGACTCGTCAGTTACTTTGTCCTATTCCTGAAAGGAATTGCCATGGGTGGTGCCGATGTAGTTCCTGGCGTATCGGGGGGGACTATCGCATTCATTACAGGTATTTATGAAAAGCTTCTAGACTCCATCAAGAGTGTGGACCTCACTGCTTTGAATCTGCTTAAAAAGTTCGAAATCAAAGCCCTTTGGGAGCACATAAACGGGACATTCCTTTTAGTCCTTTTTGCTGGAATTGTGACTAGTTTTTTATCACTATCCAAACTGATAACTTTCTTACTGGAAAACTACCCGATTCAGTTGTGGTCTTTCTTTTTTGGTCTGATCGTCATATCAGCCTTAATGGTGCTAAGAGAGATAAAACAATGGAACGTTGGTGTCTTTATTGCCATATTTATCGGTGCTGTAATTGCCTATGTCATTACATCCGCCGTACCATCTGAAACACCAGATTCACCTTGGTTTCTATTCATAGTTGGTGCTGTAGCCATTTGTGCCATGATCTTACCGGGTATCTCAGGGTCATTTATCGTGCTGCTTTTCGGTAAGTATGAGTACATGATGAGCGCTCTGAAAGAGCGAAGTATTGTAGATATCTTAATCTTTATGGCTGGTTGCCTGGTAGGAATTTTAAGTTTTGCCCGAGTGATCAGTTGGTTATTCAAGAAGTATCACAATATAACCATCGGTGTTTTAAGCGGATTTATGATTGGCGCTTTAAATAAAGTCTGGCCTTGGAAAGAAACTATTGAAACATATACCGATCGTCACGGTGAAATTAAGCCACTTTACGAGGTTAATATTTTACCCAATGAATATTTAGCTAAAACTGGTATTGAACCACACTTTATTGAAGCTATAGGTTTTGCCGCAGCTGGATTCTTCATTGTTCTTTTTATTGAACGATTGGGAACTTGGTTAACCAAAGACTAA
- a CDS encoding helix-turn-helix domain-containing protein: MSKHNSNLNLQIIPEEQFNSRIDKIEGTLSELLEFVKHINKASVIPNMLTSDQVMEALNIKRWKFDQLIADGELEYIRKGRKIYVPEASIKQYFGIK; this comes from the coding sequence ATGAGTAAACATAATTCAAACCTCAATCTTCAAATTATTCCAGAGGAACAATTCAATTCCAGAATTGATAAAATAGAAGGGACTCTCAGTGAACTTTTAGAATTCGTAAAGCATATAAACAAAGCAAGCGTAATTCCTAATATGTTGACATCGGATCAAGTTATGGAAGCCTTGAATATCAAACGGTGGAAATTTGATCAACTCATTGCCGATGGTGAATTGGAGTATATCAGGAAGGGGAGAAAAATATACGTTCCTGAAGCTTCAATCAAGCAATATTTCGGAATTAAATAA
- a CDS encoding DUF3987 domain-containing protein: MNNQDLPDFEQFLSENRKLATASEDELREELESRNLKKPFPLHVFNDKIKPYLDALHKEYDLPRSYIGLGLLCAYSTAIGTGYHVEIQKIGKIFLPIWACLEGISSSGKSLVMNQVFKPHLDRQKEYDDAWKTENLDSESSEADTPDLKQLIYRDSHVQTLIRYVMPSNPKGILKDADEILEWINGMNQLSRKEGTDEQFWMSAWNCKAYTAIRARNQKFHLSRPFVNVFGGIQPSVLHKIFKNDRDKTGFVFRLLFAVPEVIKIAEVNLEFDMPEEFESIHKSSINRLLDELEVGSDVDEYSKKVKLSSSAVRIYSQWSRNKQRMVNRLQDSSDKEIQAGIHGKIKEYCLRFSALLHLADISYTPGLRFGVLEEVEGSTMERAIELSEYFFESAINVSERVSNSVTAPVDVLRFASYSKAGFSFQKIGDLEFSKNSSTAASRKKLAERTIKKMIKDYPKIFNAVTK; this comes from the coding sequence ATGAATAATCAGGACCTTCCAGATTTTGAACAATTCCTCTCCGAGAATAGAAAGTTAGCTACAGCTAGTGAAGACGAATTGAGAGAGGAGCTAGAATCCCGAAATCTTAAAAAACCTTTTCCGCTCCATGTTTTTAATGATAAAATCAAGCCTTACTTAGATGCCCTTCACAAGGAATATGATCTTCCAAGATCTTATATAGGCTTAGGGCTGTTATGTGCTTACAGCACTGCAATTGGTACTGGGTATCATGTTGAAATTCAAAAAATTGGTAAAATTTTCTTGCCAATTTGGGCATGTCTAGAAGGTATTAGTTCGTCAGGGAAATCACTTGTTATGAATCAAGTCTTCAAGCCGCATTTAGATAGGCAAAAGGAATATGATGATGCCTGGAAAACAGAAAATCTAGATTCAGAAAGTTCTGAGGCAGATACTCCCGACTTAAAGCAGTTAATCTACCGAGACTCTCATGTTCAGACACTAATACGATATGTTATGCCATCAAACCCAAAGGGAATTCTCAAGGATGCAGATGAAATTTTGGAGTGGATTAACGGGATGAATCAACTTTCAAGAAAAGAAGGTACAGATGAACAATTCTGGATGTCAGCTTGGAATTGTAAGGCCTATACTGCCATAAGAGCTCGAAATCAAAAATTTCATCTTTCAAGACCCTTTGTTAACGTTTTTGGAGGTATTCAACCTTCTGTTCTCCATAAGATATTCAAGAATGATAGAGATAAGACTGGGTTCGTCTTTCGGTTACTCTTTGCGGTTCCTGAGGTGATTAAAATTGCAGAGGTTAACCTTGAATTTGATATGCCTGAAGAGTTTGAATCAATTCATAAATCTTCAATTAATCGTTTACTTGATGAATTAGAGGTTGGTTCTGATGTTGATGAGTACAGTAAGAAAGTTAAACTCTCCAGTTCAGCTGTAAGGATTTACAGTCAATGGTCTAGGAACAAACAGAGAATGGTCAATAGGCTTCAAGACTCTTCTGACAAAGAAATACAAGCGGGCATTCATGGGAAGATTAAGGAGTATTGTCTTCGCTTCAGTGCATTACTTCACCTTGCAGATATAAGCTACACACCAGGTTTAAGGTTTGGTGTATTAGAGGAGGTTGAGGGCTCAACAATGGAAAGGGCAATCGAATTGTCAGAATACTTCTTTGAAAGCGCAATTAATGTTAGTGAGAGGGTTTCCAATTCAGTTACTGCTCCTGTTGATGTGTTGAGGTTCGCCAGCTATTCTAAGGCTGGTTTCAGCTTTCAAAAAATCGGTGACCTTGAGTTCAGCAAAAATTCATCAACTGCTGCTTCACGAAAAAAATTGGCAGAGAGAACGATTAAAAAGATGATAAAAGACTATCCAAAGATTTTTAATGCAGTTACAAAATGA
- a CDS encoding DnaB-like helicase N-terminal domain-containing protein: MIDRLLLESTVLGMALEKKFGRVNHILSTKNFSVNREYNHQAIWKAMEQLYPTEPIDTISVASFLLKKGERTYHRYLSSLTNFVVSDNIEYYSLQLLELDIREKLSSVLSIEEAKAISEQDFQVGSLFKSMGQMVRDYDRDLFDLTDSIRNYLERHFESKIPTSVVDLLNSLPEKIREIKSANKLRCLLRELCNLEIPSDQRVGSLITELNQTVDHLNRALDE; this comes from the coding sequence ATGATTGATCGCCTGCTTTTAGAGAGTACAGTACTTGGTATGGCTTTGGAAAAAAAGTTTGGTAGGGTAAATCACATTCTATCCACTAAGAACTTTTCAGTGAATCGAGAGTATAATCACCAAGCAATATGGAAGGCAATGGAGCAACTCTATCCAACAGAGCCTATTGATACCATATCAGTTGCGAGCTTTTTATTGAAAAAGGGAGAGCGGACATATCACCGCTATCTTTCAAGCCTGACAAATTTCGTAGTAAGTGACAATATTGAGTATTACTCTTTACAACTTTTAGAGTTAGACATAAGAGAGAAGTTATCCAGTGTCTTGTCAATTGAGGAAGCTAAAGCTATTAGTGAACAAGACTTTCAAGTTGGTTCGCTGTTTAAGTCAATGGGTCAAATGGTTCGTGATTATGATCGAGACCTTTTTGATCTCACCGATTCAATAAGAAATTACTTGGAGCGGCATTTCGAATCAAAAATTCCTACAAGTGTAGTTGATCTATTAAATTCTTTACCCGAGAAGATTCGTGAGATAAAAAGCGCAAATAAACTGAGGTGTCTGCTTAGAGAATTATGTAACCTGGAGATCCCAAGTGATCAGAGGGTCGGCTCACTGATAACAGAACTAAATCAAACAGTTGATCATTTAAATCGAGCATTAGATGAATAA
- a CDS encoding tyrosine-protein phosphatase, with protein sequence MSIFSFLKSNKATKPDLGGLKVDIHSHLIPGIDDGVQNMDECLTILKEMEHLGYQKVITTPHTMVGSYDNTPEIIYSGLEKVKTAVQKEGLNIEIEAATEYFLDESFMEKLDSGEKLMTFSGNHVLVETSFISPPPQLKEASFQLTMKGYKMVFAHPERYLYLIEDKVLLEELIDRDIIFQLNAVALTGCYSKPIQKFAEKLIDMKIPRLVGTDCHHMRHIDLLKEATMTKHWKRLLDLDLLNNSL encoded by the coding sequence TTGAGCATATTTTCATTCTTAAAAAGTAACAAAGCCACCAAACCAGATTTAGGAGGTCTAAAAGTAGATATTCACTCCCATCTCATCCCTGGAATTGATGATGGTGTTCAAAATATGGACGAATGTCTTACCATTCTTAAAGAAATGGAGCATTTGGGCTACCAAAAGGTTATCACAACACCACATACAATGGTGGGCTCCTACGATAATACACCAGAAATTATCTACTCTGGGTTAGAAAAGGTTAAAACCGCTGTACAAAAAGAGGGCCTTAACATTGAAATAGAGGCCGCTACGGAGTATTTCTTAGACGAATCCTTTATGGAAAAACTTGACTCTGGAGAAAAACTTATGACGTTCAGCGGTAATCATGTATTAGTAGAGACCTCATTTATCAGCCCTCCACCTCAATTAAAAGAGGCCTCATTTCAACTTACTATGAAGGGCTATAAAATGGTTTTTGCACACCCAGAACGGTACCTTTATCTTATTGAAGATAAGGTGCTTCTAGAAGAGTTGATCGACCGAGATATTATTTTTCAGCTTAATGCTGTGGCACTCACTGGGTGCTACTCCAAACCGATTCAAAAATTTGCTGAAAAACTAATCGATATGAAGATTCCTCGTTTAGTAGGAACTGATTGTCATCACATGAGGCATATTGATCTTTTAAAAGAAGCAACAATGACCAAACATTGGAAGAGGTTATTGGATTTAGACTTATTAAATAACTCCCTGTAA